Proteins encoded in a region of the Populus nigra chromosome 3, ddPopNigr1.1, whole genome shotgun sequence genome:
- the LOC133690048 gene encoding transcription initiation factor IIF subunit alpha-like isoform X2 — MSFDLQLQPSCSGCGSTTDLYGSNCKHMTLCLTCGKAMAENRGKCFDCGAIVTRLIREYNVRASTSSEKNYFIGRFVTGLPGFSKKKNAENKWSLLKEGIHGRQITDTLREKFKNKPWLLEDETGQFQYQGHLEGSQSATYYLLMMSGKEFVAIPAGSWYNFNKVAHYKQLTLEEAEEKMKNRRKTADGYERWMMKAAHNGAAAFGEVEKPDDKDGVSAGGRGGRKKANGDDDEGNVSDKGEEDEEEEAGRKSRLGLNKGGGDDDEEGPRGGDLDMDDDDIEKGDDWEHEEIFTDDDEAVAIDPEEREDLAPEVPAPPEIKQDEEDEDEENEEGGLSKSGKELKKLLGKANGLNESDAEDDDDDDDMDDDISPVLAPKQKDAVPKEEPADNSPAKPTPPGSAKGTPSTSKSAKGKRKLNADDAKTSNGAPVKKEVKPTVKEESSPATKGTATPKTTPSSSKTGPTSGPTGPVTEEEIRAVLLQNGPVTTQDLVARFKSRLRTPEDKKAFADILRRISKIQKTSGSNFVVLRDKR, encoded by the exons ATGTCGTTCGATCTTCAGTTACAGCCGTCGTGTAGTGGCTGTGGCAGCACCACAGATTTGTACGGAAGCAATTGCAAGCATATGACGTTGTGCTTGACTTGTGGCAAAGCAATGGCGGAGAATCGCGGCAAATGCTTTGATTGTGGCGCTATCGTTACTCGCCTGATTCGA GAGTATAATGTGAGGGCGAGTACGAGTAGcgaaaagaattattttataggAAGATTTGTGACTGGATTGCCAGGTTtttcgaagaaaaaaaatgccgAGAATAAATGGTCTTTGCTGAAAGAAGGAATTCATGGTCGCCAAATTACTGATACTTTGCGG GAGAAGTTTAAGAATAAGCCATGGCTTTTGGAGGATGAAACTGGGCAGTTTCAGTATCAGGGTCATCTTGAAGGGTCGCAATCGGCGACTTATTATCTGTTGATGATGTCTGGGAAAGAGTTTGTTGCTATCCCTGCTGGTTCTTG GTACAACTTTAACAAGGTTGCGCACTATAAGCAACTTACCTTGGAGGAAGCGgaagagaagatgaagaatAGGAGGAAGACTGCAGATGGATATGAAAGGTGGATGATGAAAGCTGCACATAATGGAGCTGCTGCATTTGGTGAGGTGGAGAAGCCAGATGATAAGGATGGTGTTTCAGCTGGTGGAAGGGGAGGTCGGAAAAAAGCAAAcggtgatgatgatgagggcaATGTGTCTGACAAGGGAGAGGAAGACGAGGAGGAAGAGGCGGGAAGGAAGAGTAGGCTTGGACTCAATAAAGGgggtggtgatgatgatgaagaaggtCCAAGAGGAGGTGATCTTGAtatggatgatgatgatattgagAAGG gCGATGATTGGGAGCATGAAGAAATTTTCACTGATGATGATGAAGCTGTTGCCATTGATCCTGAGGAACGGGAAGATTTAGCCCCTGAAGTTCCTGCTCCTCCTGAAATCAAGCAG GATGAAGAGGACGAGGATGAGGAGAATGAGGAGGGAGGACTGAGCAAATCTGGGAAAGAGTTGAAGAAGCTACTTGGGAAAGCAAATGGCCTGAACGAGTCAGATgcagaagatgatgatgacgatgacgaC ATGGATGATGATATTTCTCCTGTACTGGCTCCAAAGCAGAAGGATGCTGTGCCAAAGGAGGAACCTGCTGACAATAGTCCTGCAAAACCAACGCCACCTGGTTCTGCTAAGGGAACCCCTTCTACCTCCAAGTCAGCTAAGGGGAAAAGAAAACTGAATGCTGATGATGCAAAAACTTCTAATGGTGCACCTGTGAAGAAG GAAGTAAAACCTACCGTGAAAGAAGAAAGCTCTCCTGCTACTAAAGGTACTGCAACTCCTAAAACAACGCCATCATCGTCAAAAACCGGGCCAACATCAGGGCCAACTGGCCCTGTCACCGAGGAAGAGATTAGGGCTGTTTTGTTGCAAAATGGACCCGTAACTACACAGGATCTGGTGGCTAGGTTTAAATCACGACTAAGGACTCCTGAG GACAAGAAGGCTTTTGCGGATATTCTAAGGAGAATTTCTAAGATTCAGAAGACCAGTGGATCTAACTTCGTTGTGTTGAGGGACAAACGATAA
- the LOC133690249 gene encoding uncharacterized protein LOC133690249: MEEKKGFAFPVVLMMLLMFSFMISPALASCSSGGNGTKGSGGTKPSDGSGCKDCVLDQMKYGCPTCVPILHCMARCLWGGSSRSKCITRCDCDGGKPTLSDCKKCMSRCKCSCVAMA, from the coding sequence aTGGAGGAGAAGAAGGGATTTGCATTTCCTGTCGTGTTGATGATGTTActcatgttttcttttatgatttcacCAGCACTGGCCAGCTGCTCTTCGGGTGGGAATGGAACAAAGGGATCAGGAGGAACCAAGCCATCGGATGGCAGTGGATGCAAAGACTGTGTTCTTGATCAGATGAAGTATGGTTGTCCAACTTGCGTGCCAATTCTGCACTGCATGGCACGGTGCTTGTGGGGTGGTAGCTCAAGATCCAAGTGTATCACTAGGTGTGATTGCGATGGCGGGAAGCCAACTCTTTCAGATTGCAAGAAATGCATGTCTCGATGCAAATGCAGCTGCGTGGCAATGGCATAG
- the LOC133687913 gene encoding spore wall protein 2-like, which translates to MGSATNMFSCLEDDGEVSTIIEKRDQKKLKEEEEMERKKLMEMQKKLKKQQERERKQSELTHMLMKALPFKFPHHHQRRLPSLRQQNQNGDAKNHGEGSKKNYGGEGSNNVSEWDQGRDAKQPSSSDQKINVSENDLGGDGEEKVDGDNKDNGAEGGNVVVAVDEQKDSKTSKKRFNKKKSEADDKSVKIDKKDEDYLTMMTLAEYEKELEKRKASDEKTDLESKETLDNALESDPEEREVTLDKDFDSMQLLQNETHEDDALFIKVVSKHVKRVRGASQQESQRPNGGQQSINGERPVGGPYRREKWRAPNAGPQFNGERPRSGNGEPRYDGERPNSNGHGVEGKKPDGRRYYGERPHSSSRGHGVEGKEPNGRRESKGPNGDQGERRSGSGGSSGPVHDLTLKDSRKFPDIEDTNQFPALGGARKA; encoded by the exons ATGGGGAGTGCGACTAACATGTTCTCCTGTTTAGAGGATGATGGGGAGGTTTCAACAATCATCGAGAAGAGGGATCAGAAGAAGttgaaggaagaagaggagaTGGAGCGAAAGAAGTTGATGGAGATGCAAAAGAAGTTGAAGAAACAACAGGAGCGGGAGAGGAAGCAATCTGAGCTGACTCACATGCTCATGAAAGCCTTGCCTTTCAAGTTTCCTCATCATCATC AACGGAGGCTCCCGAGTCTCAGACAGCAGAATCAGAATGGCGATGCAAAGAACCATGGTGAAGGGTCTAAGAAGAACTATGGTGGTGAAGGGTCTAATAATGTCTCGGAGTGGGACCAGGGCAGGGATGCAAAGCAACCTAGCAGTAGTGATCAGAAGATTAATGTCTCCGAAAATGACCTTGGTGGTGATGGGGAAGAGAAGGTTGATGGTGATAACAAGGATAATGGGGCTGAAGG GGGtaatgttgttgttgctgttgatgAACAAAAAGATTCCAAGACTTCCAAGAAGAGGTTCAACAAGAAGAAATCTGAAGCTGATGATAAATCTGTAAAGATTGACAAGAAGGACGAGGATTATTTAACCATGATGACTCTGGCAGAGTATGAGAAGGAGCTTGAGAAGAGGAAAGCTTCTGACGAAAAGACTGATCTGGAGAGCAAAGAAACTCTTGACAACGCTTTGGAATCTGACCCTGAAGAGAGAGAGGTAACTCTTGACAAGGATTTTGATTCGATGCAACTTTTGCAGAACGAGACTCATGAGGATGATGCCCTATTCATCAAGGTGGTAAGTAAACATGTCAAAAGGGTCCGTGGTGCATCACAACAAGAGAGCCAAAGGCCTAATGGCGGCCAACAGTCCATTAATGGAGAGAGACCTGTTGGAGGACCGTATAGACGTGAGAAATGGAGGGCGCCGAATGCCGGCCCGCAGTTTAATGGAGAAAGACCAAGGAGTGGCAATGGCGAACCCAGGTACGATGGGGAGAGGCCTAACAGTAATGGTCATGGAGTCGAGGGCAAGAAGCCTGACGGCCGTAGGTACTATGGGGAGAGGCctcacagcagcagcaggggtcATGGAGTAGAGGGCAAGGAGCCTAATGGTAGAAGGGAAAGCAAAGGGCCTAATGGAGATCAAGGCGAAAGGCGTTCCGGCAGTGGTGGAAGCAGTGGACCAGTTCATGATCTAACCCTCAAGGATTCAAGGAAATTTCCTGACATTGAAGATACCAATCAATTTCCCGCCCTTGGAGGAGCTAGAAAAGCATAA
- the LOC133688052 gene encoding umecyanin-like — MAVLKKMLMLLVLVSVSLGAGAQVHHIVGGERGWDPYADLGLWSSARTFRVGDKIWFTHSAAQGKIAEVETKEEYLTCDVSNPIRMYTDDIDSISLDGEGIRYFTSSNSDKCKSGLKLHVEVVPEGKNDTATATPQVVTSESSDKAVAAAPEISGSAHIGASLALLVAGFWLCYMGV; from the exons ATGGCAGTGCTCAAGAAGATGTTGATGCTTCTGGTTCTAGTTTCTGTGAGCCTTGGTGCTGGAGCCCAGGTGCACCATATTGTTGGAGGGGAACGTGGCTGGGACCCTTATGCTGATCTTGGTCTTTGGTCCTCCGCTAGAACTTTCAGAGTTGGAGACAAAATTT GGTTCACCCACTCAGCAGCACAGGGTAAAATAGCTGAGGTGGAGACCAAAGAAGAATACCTGACGTGTGATGTGAGCAATCCAATCAGAATGTACACAGATGACATTGATAGCATCTCTCTTGATGGAGAAGGGATTCGTTACTTCACAAGCAGCAATTCTGATAAGTGCAAGAGTGGCCTGAAATTACATGTGGAGGTGGTTCCAGAAGGGAAAAATGATACCGCCACCGCCACCCCACAGGTTGTCACATCAGAAAGCTCTGACAAGGCTGTTGCTGCTGCGCCTGAAATTTCAGGTTCAGCCCATATTGGTGCAAGTCTTGCTTTGTTAGTGGCTGGATTTTGGTTATGCTACATGGGTGTTTAG
- the LOC133688171 gene encoding 36.4 kDa proline-rich protein-like yields the protein MAKFAVANLLILLLNLGALLTSLACPSCPSPPHPKPPVKPPKVKPPFHPKPPTVKPPKPPVTPKPPVVKPPKPETPCPPPPVIPTPPIVKPPPTPPKQETCPIDTLKLGACVDVLGGLIHIGIGSSAKDECCPLLEGLVDLDAAVCLCTVIKAKLLNINLILPIALELLVDCGKTPPEGFKCPS from the coding sequence ATGGCTAAGTTTGCTGTGGCTAATCTCTTGATCCTTCTTTTGAACTTGGGCGCTTTGCTCACTTCACTTGCCTGTCCCTCTTGCCCTTCCCCTCCTCACCCTAAGCCACCAGTAAAACCTCCCAAAGTAAAGCCGCCATTTCACCCTAAACCACCAACCGTGAAGCCACCAAAGCCTCCAGTAACACCAAAACCACCAGTCGTGAAGCCACCAAAACCTGAAACACCGTGCCCTCCTCCTCCAGTAATACCAACACCACCAATCGTGAAGCCACCACCAACACCACCGAAGCAAGAGACTTGCCCCATTGACACTCTCAAGTTAGGCGCATGTGTGGATGTCCTAGGTGGACTAATCCACATTGGTATTGGCAGTAGTGCCAAGGATGAATGCTGCCCCCTGCTGGAAGGTCTTGTAGACTTGGATGCTGCTGTATGTCTTTGCACCGTTATCAAGGCTAAGCTTCTCAACATCAATCTTATTCTACCCATCGCTCTTGAGCTCCTTGTTGACTGTGGCAAGACCCCACCTGAAGGGTTCAAGTGTCCTTCCTAA
- the LOC133690248 gene encoding mannan endo-1,4-beta-mannosidase 6-like: MDSQWRAKRLFPFLGILLLLSLLYLDFNNSNNSYFSFPIFLWQPKMGFVSTNSTQFIIIDDGGGGGVSAFYVNGWNSYWLMMKSVWSPSRSKVSEMLKRGAQMGLTVCRTWAFSDGRGPDALQVSPGLFNERVFRGLDYVIVEARRNHIRLILSLVNNLAAFGGKNQYVKWAKEAGVNVSLSDDSFFSNPVIKDYYKAYIKAVVKRKNSLSGVRYSEEPAIFAWELMNEPRCASSSSAPVLQAWIAEMAAYIKSLDKRHLVTVGLEGFYGLNTTNKSEVNPGIWAASLGTDFILNSAIDNIDFASVHAYPDSWIPHADLEAKTTYLSNWVDSHISDGDFVLRKPVLFTEVGSRWDVDGKGVHERDVLLKVVYDKIYESAMKRQAGAGALIWQLLVEDVDRYSDQFSFIPRDSPSTYKLIEEQSSRLQRISAGHNRARKPE; encoded by the exons ATGGACTCACAATGGAGAGCCAAAAGACTATTTCCATTCCTAGGAATACTCTTGCTGCTCTCTCTTCTTTACCTTGACTTCAACAACAGTAACAACAGCTACTTCAGTTTTCCAATCTTTTTATGGCAACCCAAGATGGGATTTGTCTCAACCAACTCCACACAATTCATCATCATCGAtgatggaggtggtggtggggtGTCTGCATTTTATGTTAATGGGTGGAATTCATATTGGTTGATGATGAAGAGTGTGTGGAGTCCATCAAGATCAAAGGTTTCTGAGATGCTTAAGAGAGGAGCTCAAATGGGGTTGACTGTTTGCCGGACTTGGGCTTTCAGTGATGGTCGTGGTCCTGATGCTTTGCAGGTCTCTCCAGGTCTCTTCAATGAGAGGGTCTTCAGG GGATTAGATTATGTGATAGTTGAAGCAAGGAGGAATCATATAAGGTTAATTCTCAGTCTAGTGAATAATCTTGCTGCATTTGGTGGAAAAAATCAGTATGTAAAGTGGGCAAAAGAAGCTGGAGTTAATGTCTCTTTATCAGATGACTCATTCTTTTCAAACCCAGTCATTAAAGATTACTACAAGGCTTACATTAAG GCAGTTGTGAAGAGAAAGAATTCATTAAGTGGAGTTAGGTACTCGGAGGAACCGGCAATTTTTGCTTGGGAGCTCATGAATGAGCCTAGGTGTGCATCCAGTTCTTCTGCTCCTGTTCTTCAG GCATGGATCGCTGAGATGGCCGCATATATCAAAAGCTTGGACAAAAGACATCTAGTGACTGTCGGGCTAGAGGGATTTTATGGCCTGAATACAACTAACAAGTCAGAAGTGAATCCTGGGATTTGGGCAGCATCACTTGGAACAGACTTCATACTGAATTCAGCAATAGACAACATCGACTTTGCTTCTGTTCATGCATACCCAGATAGCTG GATTCCACATGCTGATTTGGAAGCAAAAACTACTTATCTTTCTAATTGGGTGGATTCTCATATAAGTGATGGAGACTTTGTGCTGAGGAAACCAGTTCTTTTCACAGAAGTCGGCTCAAGATGGGATGTGGATGGGAAAGGAGTGCATGAGAGAGATGTTTTGCTGAAAGTAGTGTACGATAAAATTTATGAATCCGCAATGAAGAGGCAGGCTGGTGCTGGTGCCTTGATCTGGCAGTTGTTAGTTGAAGATGTGGATAGATACAGTGATCAGTTTTCTTTCATACCACGGGATTCTCCTTCTACCTATAAACTGATAGAAGAACAGTCAAGTAGGCTTCAAAGAATTTCTGCAGGACACAACAGAGCAAGGAAGCCTGAATGA
- the LOC133689955 gene encoding fumarylacetoacetase, whose protein sequence is MALKSFIEVGPDSHFPIQNLPFGIFKPEPTSPPRPGVAIGDYVLDLSTISVSGLFDGPFLSGSDCFLQPNLNKFLALGRPAWKEARATLQNLLSADEAKLRDNPNLRDKSLVPMSKVEMLLPIAIGDYTDFFSSMHHARNCGIMFRGPENAINPNWFQLPIAYHGRSSSIVVSGTDIIRPRGQGHPSGNSPPYFGPSRKLDFELEMAAVVGPGNELGKPVDVNEAEDHIFGLVLMNDWSARDIQAWEYVPLGPFLGKSFGTTISPWIVTLDALEPFACDAPKQDPQPLPYLAEKISKNYDISLEVQIKPAGQEDSCVVTRSNFNHLYWTVTQQLAHHTINGCNLRPGDLLGTGTISGPEPESYGCLLELTWNGQKSLSLNGTTRKFLEDGDEVVFSGCSKGDGYKVGFGTCSGKILPSP, encoded by the exons ATGGCTTTGAAATCCTTCATCGAAGTCGGCCCTGACTCTCACTTCCCTATCCAGAACCTTCCGTTCGGTATCTTCAAGCCTGAACCCACTTCGCCTCCTAGACCCGGCGTAGCGATCGGCGATTACGTGTTGGACTTGTCCACCATCTCTGTTTCCGGCCTCTTTGACGGTCCGTTTCTCTCCGGCTCCGATTGCTTCCTCCAG CCAAATTTGAACAAGTTCCTAGCGTTGGGAAGGCCAGCGTGGAAGGAAGCACGGGCGACGCTCCAAAACTTATTATCAG CTGATGAGGCTAAGTTGCGTGATAATCCGAATCTGAGGGATAAATCGCTTGTTCCAATG AGCAAAGTGGAAATGCTACTTCCAATTGCGATAGGGGACTATACGGATTTCTTTTCATCAATGCATCATGCGAGGAATTGTGGAATAATGTTTCGAGGGCCAGAGAATGCGATTAATCCTAACTG GTTCCAGCTTCCCATTGCATATCATGGTCGATCTTCGTCTATTGTTGTATCTGGGACGGATATTATTCGACCAAG AGGTCAAGGCCATCCGAGTGGAAACTCCCCACCATATTTTGGACCTTCAAGGAAGCTAGACTTTGAATTAGAAATG GCTGCTGTAGTTGGTCCTGGAAATGAATTGGGTAAACCTGTGGATGTTAATGAAGCTGAAGATCATATTTTTGGTCTTGTATTGATGAATGATTGGAGTG CTAGAGATATTCAAGCATGGGAATACGTGCCTCTTGGGCCATTTCTTGGAAAGAGTTTCG GTACAACCATATCCCCTTGGATTGTGACACTTGATGCTTTAGAGCCATTTGCTTGCGATGCCCCGAAACAG GATCCCCAGCCCTTACCATATCTGGCTGAAAAGATATCGAAAAACTATGACATTTCATTAGAG GTTCAAATCAAACCAGCTGGTCAAGAAGATTCATGTGTGGTCACAAGAAGCAACTTCAATCACTT GTATTGGACAGTGACTCAACAGCTTGCACACCACACAATAAATGGTTGCAACTTAAGGCCAGGGGATCTACTTGGAACTGGGACGATCAGTGGACCT GAGCCAGAATCTTATGGATGCTTGTTAGAGCTGACATGGAATGGACAAAAGTCACTCTCACTAAATGGAACAACAAGGAAATTCCTTGAAGATGGAGATGAAGTCGTGTTCAGTGGATGTTCCAAG GGAGACGGTTACAAAGTGGGGTTTGGCACATGCTCTGGAAAAATCCTGCCATCACCCTGA
- the LOC133688431 gene encoding 36.4 kDa proline-rich protein-like — protein sequence MAKFALANVLILLVNSGTSLTSLAYPDCTSPPPSLPPLNPPVIPKPPIMKPPPPSLPPLNPPVIPKPPIMKPPPPETPCPPHLSPPELCPPPPPETPCPPHLSPPELCPPPPPKQETCPINTLKLGACVDVLGGLVHIRTCSSAKDECCPVLEGLVDLDAASCLCTVIKAKLLNINLIIPIALDVLADCGKTPPPGFKCPA from the exons ATGGCTAAGTTTGCTTTGGCCAATGTCTTGATCCTTCTTGTGAACTCGGGCACTTCGCTTACTTCACTTGCTTATCCCGACTGCACTT caccaccaccatctctTCCACCACTAAATCCTCCAGTGATACCAAAACCACCAATCATGaagccaccaccaccatctctTCCACCACTAAATCCTCCAGTGATACCAAAACCACCAATCATGAAGCCACCACCACCTGAAACACCATGCCCTCCTCATCTATCACCACCAGAGCTAtgcccaccaccaccacctgaAACACCATGCCCTCCTCATCTATCACCACCAGAGCTAtgcccaccaccaccaccaaagcAAGAGACGTGCCCCATTAACACTCTCAAGTTAGGTGCATGTGTGGATGTATTAGGTGGACTAGTCCACATTCGTACTTGCAGTAGTGCCAAGGATGAATGCTGCCCAGTGCTTGAAGGTCTTGTAGACTTGGATGCTGCTTCATGTCTTTGCACCGTCATCAAGGCTAAACTTCTCAACATCAACCTTATTATACCCATTGCTCTTGACGTCCTTGCTGACTGTGGCAAGACCCCACCTCCAGGGTTCAAGTGTCCTGCCTAA
- the LOC133689687 gene encoding proteasome subunit alpha type-4, protein MSRRYDSRTTIFSPEGRLYQVEYAMEAIGNAGSAIGILSKDGVVLVGEKKVTSKLLQTSTSTEKMYKIDDHVACAVAGIMSDANILINTARIQAQRYTFAYQEPMPVEQLVQSLCDTKQGYTQFGGLRPFGVSFLFAGWDKNYGFQLYMSDPSGNYSGWKAGAIGANNQAAQSMLKQDYKDEITREEAVQLALKVLSKTMDSTSLTSEKLELAEVFLSPSGNVKYQVCSPDVLSKLLVKFGVTQPAAETS, encoded by the coding sequence ATGTCTAGGAGATATGATAGCCGCACAACAATCTTCTCCCCTGAAGGACGCCTGTATCAAGTTGAGTATGCTATGGAGGCCATTGGAAATGCTGGTTCTGCAATAGGAATATTATCCAAAGATGGGGTTGTCTTGGTTGGAGAAAAGAAGGTTACATCCAAGCTATTGCAAACCTCAACTTCCACTGAGAAGATGTACAAGATTGATGATCATGTTGCTTGTGCTGTGGCTGGAATTATGTCTGACGCCAACATCCTCATCAACACTGCCAGGATCCAAGCACAACGCTACACCTTTGCATACCAAGAGCCGATGCCTGTAGAGCAACTAGTTCAATCCCTTTGTGATACTAAGCAAGGGTACACACAGTTTGGAGGTCTTCGGCCCTTTGGTGTGTCGTTTCTGTTTGCAGGATGGGACAAAAATTATGGCTTCCAACTTTACATGAGCGATCCTAGTGGAAATTATTCTGGTTGGAAAGCTGGAGCAATTGGTGCAAACAACCAGGCTGCACAATCCATGCTAAAGCAGGATTACAAGGATGAAATCACAAGGGAGGAGGCTGTCCAACTTGCTTTGAAGGTGCTCAGCAAAACCATGGATAGTACAAGCCTTACTTCAGAGAAGCTCGAACTGGCTGAGGTCTTCCTTTCTCCTTCTGGGAATGTGAAATACCAAGTCTGCTCACCCGATGTTCTAAGCAAGCTGTTGGTGAAGTTTGGAGTTACCCAACCTGCTGCTGAGACTTCCTGA
- the LOC133690048 gene encoding transcription initiation factor IIF subunit alpha-like isoform X1, whose protein sequence is MSFDLQLQPSCSGCGSTTDLYGSNCKHMTLCLTCGKAMAENRGKCFDCGAIVTRLIREYNVRASTSSEKNYFIGRFVTGLPGFSKKKNAENKWSLLKEGIHGRQITDTLREKFKNKPWLLEDETGQFQYQGHLEGSQSATYYLLMMSGKEFVAIPAGSWYNFNKVAHYKQLTLEEAEEKMKNRRKTADGYERWMMKAAHNGAAAFGEVEKPDDKDGVSAGGRGGRKKANGDDDEGNVSDKGEEDEEEEAGRKSRLGLNKGGGDDDEEGPRGGDLDMDDDDIEKGDDWEHEEIFTDDDEAVAIDPEEREDLAPEVPAPPEIKQDEEDEDEENEEGGLSKSGKELKKLLGKANGLNESDAEDDDDDDDMDDDISPVLAPKQKDAVPKEEPADNSPAKPTPPGSAKGTPSTSKSAKGKRKLNADDAKTSNGAPVKKVKTENEVKPTVKEESSPATKGTATPKTTPSSSKTGPTSGPTGPVTEEEIRAVLLQNGPVTTQDLVARFKSRLRTPEDKKAFADILRRISKIQKTSGSNFVVLRDKR, encoded by the exons ATGTCGTTCGATCTTCAGTTACAGCCGTCGTGTAGTGGCTGTGGCAGCACCACAGATTTGTACGGAAGCAATTGCAAGCATATGACGTTGTGCTTGACTTGTGGCAAAGCAATGGCGGAGAATCGCGGCAAATGCTTTGATTGTGGCGCTATCGTTACTCGCCTGATTCGA GAGTATAATGTGAGGGCGAGTACGAGTAGcgaaaagaattattttataggAAGATTTGTGACTGGATTGCCAGGTTtttcgaagaaaaaaaatgccgAGAATAAATGGTCTTTGCTGAAAGAAGGAATTCATGGTCGCCAAATTACTGATACTTTGCGG GAGAAGTTTAAGAATAAGCCATGGCTTTTGGAGGATGAAACTGGGCAGTTTCAGTATCAGGGTCATCTTGAAGGGTCGCAATCGGCGACTTATTATCTGTTGATGATGTCTGGGAAAGAGTTTGTTGCTATCCCTGCTGGTTCTTG GTACAACTTTAACAAGGTTGCGCACTATAAGCAACTTACCTTGGAGGAAGCGgaagagaagatgaagaatAGGAGGAAGACTGCAGATGGATATGAAAGGTGGATGATGAAAGCTGCACATAATGGAGCTGCTGCATTTGGTGAGGTGGAGAAGCCAGATGATAAGGATGGTGTTTCAGCTGGTGGAAGGGGAGGTCGGAAAAAAGCAAAcggtgatgatgatgagggcaATGTGTCTGACAAGGGAGAGGAAGACGAGGAGGAAGAGGCGGGAAGGAAGAGTAGGCTTGGACTCAATAAAGGgggtggtgatgatgatgaagaaggtCCAAGAGGAGGTGATCTTGAtatggatgatgatgatattgagAAGG gCGATGATTGGGAGCATGAAGAAATTTTCACTGATGATGATGAAGCTGTTGCCATTGATCCTGAGGAACGGGAAGATTTAGCCCCTGAAGTTCCTGCTCCTCCTGAAATCAAGCAG GATGAAGAGGACGAGGATGAGGAGAATGAGGAGGGAGGACTGAGCAAATCTGGGAAAGAGTTGAAGAAGCTACTTGGGAAAGCAAATGGCCTGAACGAGTCAGATgcagaagatgatgatgacgatgacgaC ATGGATGATGATATTTCTCCTGTACTGGCTCCAAAGCAGAAGGATGCTGTGCCAAAGGAGGAACCTGCTGACAATAGTCCTGCAAAACCAACGCCACCTGGTTCTGCTAAGGGAACCCCTTCTACCTCCAAGTCAGCTAAGGGGAAAAGAAAACTGAATGCTGATGATGCAAAAACTTCTAATGGTGCACCTGTGAAGAAGGTGAAGACAGAAAAT GAAGTAAAACCTACCGTGAAAGAAGAAAGCTCTCCTGCTACTAAAGGTACTGCAACTCCTAAAACAACGCCATCATCGTCAAAAACCGGGCCAACATCAGGGCCAACTGGCCCTGTCACCGAGGAAGAGATTAGGGCTGTTTTGTTGCAAAATGGACCCGTAACTACACAGGATCTGGTGGCTAGGTTTAAATCACGACTAAGGACTCCTGAG GACAAGAAGGCTTTTGCGGATATTCTAAGGAGAATTTCTAAGATTCAGAAGACCAGTGGATCTAACTTCGTTGTGTTGAGGGACAAACGATAA